In one Gopherus evgoodei ecotype Sinaloan lineage chromosome 1, rGopEvg1_v1.p, whole genome shotgun sequence genomic region, the following are encoded:
- the TMEM243 gene encoding transmembrane protein 243 isoform X2: MPDFQKMDRIINLAVGSLTSLLLIVTLISAFIFPQLPPKPVNIFFAFCISLCSVSAGILIYWYRQGDLEPKFRNLIYYILFSIVMLCICANLYFHEVGK; the protein is encoded by the exons ATGCCTGACTTTCAGAAAATG GATCGAATCATCAACTTAGCTGTCGGTAGCTTAACATCCTTGCTGCTTATA GTCACTCTGATCAGTGCTTTTATCTTTCCTCAACTACCTCCAAAACCAGTGAATATATTTTTTGCTTTCTGCATCTCCTTGTGTAGTGTTTCTGCTGGCATACTT ATCTACTGGTATCGACAAGGAGACTTGGAACCTAAGTTTAGGAATCTAATTTACTATATCTTATTTTCTATTGTCATGTTATGTATATGTGCCAACCTGTACTTCCATGAAGTGGGTAAATGA
- the TMEM243 gene encoding transmembrane protein 243 isoform X1: protein MEDYTTRTYGTGGQDNRPLFGETSARDRIINLAVGSLTSLLLIVTLISAFIFPQLPPKPVNIFFAFCISLCSVSAGILIYWYRQGDLEPKFRNLIYYILFSIVMLCICANLYFHEVGK, encoded by the exons ATGGAAGACTATACAACTagaacctatggcacgggtggaCAGGACAACAGACCTCTCTTTGGAGAAACTTCAGCAAGG GATCGAATCATCAACTTAGCTGTCGGTAGCTTAACATCCTTGCTGCTTATA GTCACTCTGATCAGTGCTTTTATCTTTCCTCAACTACCTCCAAAACCAGTGAATATATTTTTTGCTTTCTGCATCTCCTTGTGTAGTGTTTCTGCTGGCATACTT ATCTACTGGTATCGACAAGGAGACTTGGAACCTAAGTTTAGGAATCTAATTTACTATATCTTATTTTCTATTGTCATGTTATGTATATGTGCCAACCTGTACTTCCATGAAGTGGGTAAATGA